CCCGAACTGCACGACCGCCATCGCCGTGGTCGCCGTGGCTCCCATCCACCGCGCCTATGGTGTGAAACGCATGATCGTCAGCACGTATCAGGCCACCAGCGGCGCCGGGGCCAAGGGCATGGAGGAACTGCTGGAACAGACCCGCGCCGAACTGAACGGTGAGCAGGCGCAGGCGAGCGTGTTCGCGCACCCGATTCCCTTCAACGTGATTCCGCACATCGATTCCTTCCAGGACAACGGGTACACCAAGGAAGAGATGAAGGTCGCCTGGGAGACCCGCAAGATCATCGGGGACGACAGCCTGAAGATCAGCTGCACTGCCGTGCGCATCCCCACCCTCCGCACGCACAGCGAGGCCATTACCCTGGAACTCGAACGCCCCGCCACGCCCGAGGCCGTGCGTGAACTGCTGGCCGGGGCCGCCGGGGTCGAGGTGCGCGACAACCCGGAAGGCAAGCTGTACCCCATGCCCCTGACCGCCAGCGGCAAGTACGACGTCGAGGTGGGCCGCATCCGCGAGTCGCTGGTGTTCGACGGCGGCATCGACCTGTTCGTCGCGGGCGACCAGCTCCTGAAAGGCGCGGCGCTGAACGCCGTGCAGATCGCCGAGTA
The DNA window shown above is from Deinococcus sp. LM3 and carries:
- a CDS encoding aspartate-semialdehyde dehydrogenase; translated protein: MRVAIVGATGAVGHELLKVLEGSSLQFDELLLFASPRSAGTQLTFKGQPLTVQVTPDGAIDADVILASAGGSISKALAPKWVEGGAVVIDNSSAFRYDDDVPLVVPEVNGDAALSHKGIIANPNCTTAIAVVAVAPIHRAYGVKRMIVSTYQATSGAGAKGMEELLEQTRAELNGEQAQASVFAHPIPFNVIPHIDSFQDNGYTKEEMKVAWETRKIIGDDSLKISCTAVRIPTLRTHSEAITLELERPATPEAVRELLAGAAGVEVRDNPEGKLYPMPLTASGKYDVEVGRIRESLVFDGGIDLFVAGDQLLKGAALNAVQIAEYLQQKGALKAKQRA